The Leifsonia xyli genomic sequence GCGAGCACCTTGAGCAGGTAGGGGAGGTCGCTGGTCCGCTCCCACGCGGCCAGGTCCGCCGCGCCGTCCGCCGCGGCCGGGTCGAGCACGCGGGCCGGGGAACCGGGATGCGCGCCCAGCCACAGCTCCGCCTCCGGGCCGCCGCTGGGCTCGGTTCCGAGCAGGCCGGCGATCGCCGTGGTGGAGCCCCACGCGTAGTCGCGCGGAGTGTTGCCGATGCGCACAAACATGCGTCCTCATCCCTTTCGTCGCGTTGGACCAAACTACCAATCGCTTTGTCCGCCCGGCCTCCCGTCCGTAGGCTGACGACCGCCCGACCATCCCTGTGGACGCAATGGAGCAGACATGCCCTTCGAGACCATCGCCGGCGACTTCTACGGCTTCGAGAACCAGCTGACCGACCGCGAGAAGGAGTTCATCGCGACCCTCCGCGCGCAGCTCGAGACCGAGGTCAAGCCGATCGTCAACGAGTTCTGGGAGAAGGCGGAGTTCCCGCATCAGATCATCGACGTCCTGCACCGCAACGGCGCGATCGGCCTGGGCTTCCCGGAGACGGCGCCGTTCGAGAACTCCGCGGTGTTCCGCGGCTGGGTCGCGCTGGAGCTCGCACGCATCGACGCCTCGGTGAGCACCTACGTCGGCGTGCAGAACGGCCTGGCCCTCGGCGCCATCGGCGTCTGCGGCTCGGACGAGCAGAAGGCCGAGTGGCTGCCGAAGCTGGCGAGCGGCGAGGTGCTGGGCGCCTTCGGCCTGACCGAGCCGACCTCCGGCTCCGACTCGGCCCAGGGCCTCAAGACGGTGGCGACGCGCGACGGAGACGACTGGATCCTGAACGGCTCCAAGCGCTGGATCGGCAACGCGACCTTCAGCGACATCACCGTGATCTGGGCCAAGAGCGCCGAGGACGGCCAGGTCAAGGGCTTCATCGTGCCCAACTCCACGCCGGGCTTCACGGCCACCAAGATCGAGGGCAAGCAGTCGCTGCGCATCGTGCAGAACGCCGACATCACGCTCGAGAACGTGCGCGTCCCCGAGTCGCTGCGGCTGCAGAACGCCAACAGCTTCAAGGACACCGCCGCGGTGCTGCGCCTGACCCGCGCCGAGGTCGCCTGGGCGGCCGTCGGCGTCGCGGTGGGCGCCTACGAGGCCGCGCTGCGCTACACGAAGGAGCGGGTCCAGTTCGGGAAGCCGATCGCGTCGCACCAGCTCATCCAGGACCTCCTGGTGAAGTCCGTCGGCAACATCACCGCATCCATCGGCCTGTGCACCCGCGTCTCCGAGATGCTGGACGCCGGCGAGCAGCGCGACGAGCACTCGGCGCTCGCTAAAGCGTTCGCGACCTCCAAGATGCGCGAGACGGTCGCCTGGTGCCGCGAGGCCCTCGGCGGCAACGGCATCGTGCTCGACTACGACGTCGCCCGCTTCTTCGCCGACGCGGAGGCGCTCTACTCCTACGAGGGCACGCGCGAGATGAACACGCTCATCGTCGGCCGCGCGGTGACGGGTCAGGCCGCGTTCGTCTGAGCGCCCGACCCGCCCGGTAGGGTTGAAGCTCCGTCGAACACAGGAGGTTCGCCCGTGGCGTGGTTGGTGACCGGAGGAGCAGGCTACATCGGGGCGCACGTGGTGCGTGCGTTCCGCCAGGAGGGCATCGACGTGGTCGTGGTCGACGACCTGTCGAGCGGGCGCGAGGAGTTCGTGCCCGCGGGCGTCCCGTTCTACCGGGGCACCCTCCTGGACGGCGAGCTGCTGTCGCGGATCTTCGCCGAGAACCCCGTCAGCGGCGTCGTGCACGTCGCCGGCTTCAAGTACGCGGGCGTCTCCGTCCAGCGTCCTCTGCACACCTACGAGCAGAACGTCACCGCCACCGCCGTCCTGCTGGCCGCGATGCAGGATGCCGGGGTCGACGCCATCGTGTTCTCGTCGTCCGCCGCGGTGTACGGGACGCCGGATGTGGACATCGTCACCGAGGCCACCCCCAAGAGCCCGGAGTCGCCGTACGGCGAGTCCAAGCTGATCGGGGAGTGGCTGCTCCGGGACCAGGGCGTCGCCGCGGCGCTGCGCCACACCTCCCTCCGCTACTTCAACGTCGTCGGCTCCGGGGATGTGAGCCTGCGCGACACCAGCCCGCACAATCTCTTCCCGCTCGTCTTCGACGCGCTCGCCGAGGGGCGCACTCCGCGCATCAACGGCACCGACTATCCGACGCCGGACGGCACGTGCGTCCGCGACTACATCCACGTCGCCGACCTGGCGGTGTCGCACGTCGCGGCGGCCAAGCGGCTGGATGCGCACCAGCCGATCGAGCCCGTCTACAATCTGGGCAGCGGCGAGGGGGTCAGCGTCCGCCAGATCATGGACACGGTGGCCGAGGTGACCGGAATCGCCTTCACCCCAGAAGTGGGGCCTCGACGGCCGGGGGACCCGGCGAGGATCGTGGCCTCAGGAGAGCTCGCCGCGCGCGATCTCGACTGGAAGATGCGTCACACCCTCGACGAGATGGTGCGCAGCGCCTGGGAAGCGCGCCAGGCGGCGTCCTGACACCCCTTCGGCCGAGCGGTTCCGGTTCGGGCGTGTCGCGATTGTTGTCGTTCTCCGGCGCGTCGCGAACTCTCGACCAGCGGTCAAGGCTTTACGATTCGCGACTTGACGTGAGCGAATGACAACGGTGTAATTAGGGCACACGGGAATCTCGTGTTTCAGCAGTTCATGGGTGGGGAGACCGATATGCCAGTTCCCGAATATCGTGCGGGTGTTCCCGACGACTGGTTCGTCGACCCGATCACGCTCGGAGTCCCCGGAGTCCGGTCAGCAGACGTCGACGACGACAACCCGCTGTCCTGGCAGTCCGACGCGCTCTGCGCTCAGACCGACCCCGAGGCCTTCTTCCCGGAGAAGGGCGGCTCGACGCGCGACGCCAAGCGCATCTGCACCTCGTGCGAGGTGCGCGCCCAGTGCCTCGAGTACGCGCTCGCCAACGACGAGCGGTTCGGGATCTGGGGCGGGCTCTCCGAGCGCGAGCGCCGCAAGCTGCGCAAGCGCGCCGGCTGACCGCGCACTTCTGACCGCAATGGCACGCCGCGCCCGGCGCAAAGACGCGATCGGCGCGACCCCGACCTAGGCTGACTCCCGATGTATCCGAGAGTCACCGCCATCGTCGTCGCCCAGAGCGGCGGCCCCCACCTGCAGCGCACTCTCGACGCCCTCGCGGAGCAGACCCGACGACCGGACGCCGTGATCGCCGTCGACTGCGCCTCCACCGACGACGCCGCCCGGCTGCTGTCCGACGCCCAGCCCACCCAGCTGATCTCCCTCCCCGAGAAGCTGCCCTTCGGCGCCTCCGTCGCCGCGGCCGTCCGCGTCCTCCCTCCCGCCGGCGGAGCCGAGCAGCTGCTGTGGCTGCTCGCCCAGGACACCGCCCCGGAACCGCAGGCGCTCGAGTCGCTGCTCGCCGCCCTGGAGGTGTCGCCCTCCGTCGCGATCGTCGGGCCCAAGCTCGTCGACTGGGACGACCCCGCGTTCATCCGGGAGTTCGGCGAGGCGATGACGCCGTTCGGCGCCTCGGTGCCGCTGGTCGAGAACGAGCTCGACCAGGCGCAGCACGACGGCCTCAGCGACGTGCTCGCCGTCTCCAGCGCCGGGATGCTGGTACGTCAGGCGCTCTGGGAGCGGCTCGACGGCTTCGACCCCGCGCTCCCGACCATCGACGACGGGCTCGACTTCTGCACCCGCGCCCGCCTCGCGGGCTTCCGCGTGACCCTCGTCGCGTCCGCCCGGGTCGCCCTCGCCGGCGACGGACTCGCCGGCCCGAACCTCAGCCCGAAGTGGACGGTGCGCCGCCGGCTCGCGGGGGAGCGCCGTCGCGCCCAGCTGCACCGCCGCATGGTCTACGCGCCGGGATGGACGGTGCCGCTGCACTGGCTGACCCTCGTTCCGCTCGGCATCCTGCGCGGCCTCCTGCGGCTCCTGCGCAAGGAGCCGGGATCCATCGGGGGAGAGCTGGGAGCCGCCTTCCGGGTCGCGTTCTCGGGCGTGGCGGTCGGGAACGCCCGACGCCGGCTCGCCTCCGCGCGGGAGGTCGGCTGGGCCGCCGTCGCGCCCCTGCGCATCCCGTTCGCCGAGGTTCGCCGCGCCCGCGCGCTCAAACGCGAAGCGGCGACCGTGCGGCTGCAGGGCGAACGACAGGACCTCGACTTCTTCGGCACCGGCGGGGGATGGGCGGTGCTCACCGCCCTCGTCGTCGGCCTCGCCCTGTTCTTCCCGCTCATCGGCTCCGGCGCCCTGAGCGGCGGGGGACTGCTGCCCCTCGACACCTCGGTCGGCCAGCTCTGGGCGAATCTCGGCTACGGCTGGCGCGACGTGAGCCTCGGCTTCACCGGCGCCGCCGATCCGTTCTCGGCGGTGCTGGCCGTCCTCGGCACGCTCACCTTCTGGCAGCCGTCTCTGGCGCTCGTCCTGCTCTGGATCCTCGCCCTGCCGCTCGCGGCTCTCGGGGCGTGGCTGGCCGCCGCGCGCCTGACGAACCGCGGCGTCCTCCGCACGGTCGGCGCCCTCGCGTACGCCCTCGCCCCCACGCTCCTCGTGGCCCTGCAGGGCGGCCGACCAGCCGCGGTGCTCGCGCACATCCTGCTGCCGTGGCTGTTCTTCGCCGGGCTCGCCGCACGACGGTCGTGGGCCGCCAGCGCGACCACCGCGCTGCTCGCCGCCGCGACCGTCGCGTGCGCGCCCATCCTCATCCCGGCCCTCGCGGTCGCCTGGATCGCCGCCATCGCGTTCGCCGGACGGCGCGCCGCCCGCATCGTGCTCATCCCGCTGCCCGCGGTCGTGCTGTTCGCGCCGCTGGCCTGGCAGCAGATCTCCCGCGGCGCGTGGCTGTCCGTCCTGGCGGATCCGGGCGTCCCGCTGGATGCGAAGCAGACTCCCGCCTGGCAGCTCGCCCTGGGCTTCCCCGACGGGACGCTCGGAGGCTGGCACGCGCTCGCGCAGGCCCTCCACGTGTCGACGGCATCGGCGAACATCCTGGTGCCGATCCTGCTGGCGCCGCTCGGCATCCTGGCGATCCTCGCGCTGTTCCTCCGCGGCACGGTGCGCGCCATCATCGCCCTGATCGTGGCCCTCGCCGGCTTCCTGACCGCCGTCGCCGCGCTGCATCTCCAGCTGGCCGTCGCCGGCGGAACGGCGGTGCCGATCTGGCCGGGCAGCGCGCTCAGCCTGTACTGGCTCGGACTTGTCGGGGCCGCGGTGCTCGCCCTCTCCGCCCTCGGGCGCGCGGCCGCCTACCCGGCCTGGGTGGCGATCGTGACGCTCGCGGTCGCCTCCGTACCGATCGGGATCGCGACCCTCAGCGGCCACGCTCAGGTCGCCGAGAGCGACGGACGCACACTGCCTGCGGTGGTCACGGCGAAGGCGGCCACCGCGCCGCGCACTGGGACGCTGCGGATCGTCCCGCAGCCCGACGGCGGCATCCGCGCCGACGTGGTCCGCGGCACCGGGCAGACCCTCGACGACCAGTCGACCCTCGCGGACACCGAGCGCAGCCTCTCGCCCGCGCAGCAGAGCCTGGCGACGCTCGCCGGCAACCTCTCGTCGCGCAGCGGTTACGACGCGTCGGGCGAGCTCAAGCGGCTCGGCATCGACTTCGTCCTGCTGACGCCGTCGGCGACGGCCCTCGGCTCGGAGGACACGACGACGGCCGACGCGACCCGCAGTCGCGCGGCGGTGGCGATGGATGCCAACCCGCTGCTCGCGCCGGTCGGGTCAACCGGCACCGGGCGGCTGTGGGCGTTCGACCGCGGAACCGCCGACGTGCCCGCGGCCGCGAAGATCCCGGCGGACGCCGGCGGATGGTGGCGCATCCTCATCCTGGTCGTTCAGGGCCTGGTCATCGGCGTCACGCTCCTGCTCGCCATCCCGACCACGCGGTCGGCCGACCGGGTGTCGGAGCTGTCCGCCCGCCGGCCGCGCCGCACCGAGAAGGAGCGCGCGGTCGAGCCCGACGACGAGCCGCACCGGCCGGAGGCGGCCTCGGACGGCGTCGCCGCCGAGACCCTCGACGAGTACGAGGCGGAGCCGGAGGGCGAGGCCGTCGTGGAGTCGGCGGAGGAGGAGGACGTGCCCGCGCCGGCCGCGGCTCCCGAGCCGGAGCCCGAGCCCGAGCCGGATCCCGAGCCCGTCTACGAACCCGATCCGGATCTCGACAGCCCCCGCGACCGCCAGGAGGAGCGCGTGACCACCCCACCCGCCCCGACCACGCTCGAGGAGGGCCTGGAGGAGACCATCATCCGACCCCGCGTCCGTTTCGAGGGAGGCGACCGTGGCTGACCGCAGGGGGATCGCCCGCATCGGCATGCGCACCGCCGGAGGCCTCGTCGGCGTCGCCGTCGCCGTCGTCGTCATCGCAGGCACCACCCTTCTCCCACTTCAGGACGTCGCCATCGGCGTTCCCGCGAAGACCGTGACCCCGGTCGCCGCGGACCAGCAGCGCGTCTGCCCGGGCCCGCTGCTCGAGCTGGCCGCCGACGCCGGCGCAGCCACCCGGCCCAGCGCCGTCGGGACGCCGGAGTACGCCGTCAGCAGCCAGGACGCCGAGATCAGCGGCCTCAAGCCCGACGCCGACAGCGACTCCTCCGATCAGGCGCCGCAGCTCGTCTCGCTTCGGACGCCGCAGGGCGCCACCGCACCACCGCTCTTCGCCGCCGCGCAGACTCAGACGGCGTCGACCGAGGACCTGACGGGGCTCGCCGCCGCGGCGTGCGCCGAGCCCAGCGCCGACACCTGGCTCGTCGCCGGGTCGACGTCCCTCGGCCAGACCAGCCTCGTGCTCCTGTCGAACGCGAGCGCAGTGGATGCGACCGTCGACCTGACGATCTACACCGAGTCCGGCGCCGTGAGCGCCCCCGGTGCGACAGGCATCCTGGTGCCCGCCGGGTCGCAGAAGGTGGTCCCGCTCGCCGGTCTCGCTCCCTCCGCCGCCGCGCCGGTGGTGCGGGTCACGACGAGCGGCGGCGAGGTCGTCGCCTCCCTCCAGCAGAGCTACGAGCAGGGCATCCAGCCGCGCGGAGCCGAACTGGCCGGCGCGACCGGTCTGCCCGGCCGACAGCAGATCATCCCGGGCGTCACCATCGCGTCGATGGACGCCGTCCAGAGCGCACAGTCCGCCGAGGGCGTGAGCGTCGACTTCCCCGTCGTCCGGCTCCTCGTTCCGGGTGACGCCGACGCCAAGGTCACCGTCGGAGCGGTCGGCGAGGCGGGCACGGCGGCGGGCAACTCGTACGCCACCACGGTCAAGGCCGGCACGGTCGCCGAGGTCCCGCTGGAGAACCTCAAGGACGGCAGCTACACCGTCACCGTCAACTCCGACGTCCCCGTGGTCGCCGCCGTGCGCACGACCGTGATCGGCTCGAAGACCCGCGACTTCAGCTGGTTCTCGTCGGCACGTCCGCTGCAGAAGGACCTGGTCGCCTCCGTGCCCTCCGGCGCTGCCGCGACCCTGCACTTCGCCAACGCGGGCGACAAGGACGCCACGGTCACCGTCAAGGGCGTGCGCGGAGGCGGCGCGCCGACCACGCTCACCGTCCCGGCCGAGGGTGGCGCCCAGGTGAAGGTCGCCCCGGGCACCTACACGGTGACCGGCGCGGAGGGTCTCACCGGAAGCGTCAGCCTCTCGGCCGACGGACGCGCGAGCAGCTTCGTGCTGGCGCCGCCCGGACCGCTCGCAGCG encodes the following:
- a CDS encoding UDP-glucose 4-epimerase GalE; translated protein: MAWLVTGGAGYIGAHVVRAFRQEGIDVVVVDDLSSGREEFVPAGVPFYRGTLLDGELLSRIFAENPVSGVVHVAGFKYAGVSVQRPLHTYEQNVTATAVLLAAMQDAGVDAIVFSSSAAVYGTPDVDIVTEATPKSPESPYGESKLIGEWLLRDQGVAAALRHTSLRYFNVVGSGDVSLRDTSPHNLFPLVFDALAEGRTPRINGTDYPTPDGTCVRDYIHVADLAVSHVAAAKRLDAHQPIEPVYNLGSGEGVSVRQIMDTVAEVTGIAFTPEVGPRRPGDPARIVASGELAARDLDWKMRHTLDEMVRSAWEARQAAS
- a CDS encoding transcription factor WhiB — protein: MTLGVPGVRSADVDDDNPLSWQSDALCAQTDPEAFFPEKGGSTRDAKRICTSCEVRAQCLEYALANDERFGIWGGLSERERRKLRKRAG
- a CDS encoding acyl-CoA dehydrogenase, whose product is MPFETIAGDFYGFENQLTDREKEFIATLRAQLETEVKPIVNEFWEKAEFPHQIIDVLHRNGAIGLGFPETAPFENSAVFRGWVALELARIDASVSTYVGVQNGLALGAIGVCGSDEQKAEWLPKLASGEVLGAFGLTEPTSGSDSAQGLKTVATRDGDDWILNGSKRWIGNATFSDITVIWAKSAEDGQVKGFIVPNSTPGFTATKIEGKQSLRIVQNADITLENVRVPESLRLQNANSFKDTAAVLRLTRAEVAWAAVGVAVGAYEAALRYTKERVQFGKPIASHQLIQDLLVKSVGNITASIGLCTRVSEMLDAGEQRDEHSALAKAFATSKMRETVAWCREALGGNGIVLDYDVARFFADAEALYSYEGTREMNTLIVGRAVTGQAAFV